In one Sphingobium sp. MI1205 genomic region, the following are encoded:
- a CDS encoding transposase gives MSWVSNKTHITPEIIPRGAQGFEVLPPRWVVERTFTWIFKNRSLVRDHEQLTAIAETLISSSFAAFATLLRRWA, from the coding sequence GTGAGCTGGGTCTCCAATAAGACCCATATCACGCCCGAGATCATCCCGCGCGGCGCTCAAGGCTTCGAGGTCCTGCCGCCGCGGTGGGTCGTGGAGCGAACCTTCACGTGGATCTTCAAGAACCGGAGCCTTGTCCGCGACCACGAGCAGCTCACCGCCATCGCCGAGACCCTCATCTCATCATCATTTGCCGCTTTTGCCACCCTGCTACGCCGCTGGGCATGA